A single genomic interval of Sphaerodactylus townsendi isolate TG3544 linkage group LG08, MPM_Stown_v2.3, whole genome shotgun sequence harbors:
- the CISD1 gene encoding CDGSH iron-sulfur domain-containing protein 1, whose product MGGGSHSSVRVEWIVAVSFAAGAAAVGYLAYKKFFHQDRCRSSMVNPHIQKDNPKVVHAFDMEDLGDKAVYCRCWRSKKFPLCDGSHTKHNDETGDNVGPLIIKRKDA is encoded by the exons ATGGGTGGCGGGTCGCATTCCTCTGTGAGGG TTGAATGGATTGTAGCAGTCTCATTTGCTGCTGGAGCAGCCGCCGTTGGGTATCTCGCTTACAAAAAATTTTTCCACCAGGACCGCTGCCGTAGTTCGATGGTCAACCCACATATCCAGAAAGATAATCCCAAGGTAGTTCATGCATTTGATATGGAAGACCTGGGGGATAAAGCTGTGTACTGCCGCTGCTGGAGGTCTAAGAAG TTCCCATTGTGTGACGGGTCTCACACAAAGCACAATGATGAAACAGGAGACAATGTGGGGCCTCTCATCATCAAGAGAAAAGATGCATAA